A stretch of Amycolatopsis balhimycina FH 1894 DNA encodes these proteins:
- a CDS encoding GNAT family N-acetyltransferase — MAVQAAGWDSATRFSFAVVTGVNDRAPVGHVVVKVGAVGVAEVGYWTAAYVRGRGIAARALETVSQWALSTQGLVPLTRLDLLHAEDNRASCRVAEKCSYLLPAAPPATRPAGIDTYARRRDASGHEKIRVGGQFGPGGRT, encoded by the coding sequence CTGGCTGTCCAGGCTGCCGGCTGGGACTCCGCGACGCGGTTCAGCTTCGCTGTGGTGACCGGTGTGAACGACCGGGCACCTGTCGGCCATGTGGTGGTGAAGGTGGGGGCCGTCGGTGTGGCCGAAGTCGGCTACTGGACAGCGGCCTACGTCCGGGGGCGCGGCATCGCCGCCCGTGCTCTGGAGACCGTGTCCCAGTGGGCATTGAGCACGCAGGGCCTCGTCCCGTTGACCCGTCTCGACCTGCTGCACGCGGAGGACAACCGGGCCTCCTGCCGGGTGGCGGAAAAGTGCAGCTACCTCCTGCCTGCCGCGCCACCCGCGACCCGACCGGCGGGCATAGACACGTACGCACGTCGCCGGGATGCCAGCGGACATGAAAAAATCCGGGTGGGCGGACAGTTCGGTCCGGGTGGGCGGACATGA
- a CDS encoding MFS transporter: protein MGALELTTSKADSFRIFAAAGTSLLGDGVRNAALPLLAVALSPTPAAVGIVTFAGTVPILLFTLLGGALADRHDPPWVLPTVPVVGDTHDPTRTSS, encoded by the coding sequence ATGGGGGCGCTGGAACTGACCACGAGCAAGGCCGATTCCTTTCGGATTTTCGCCGCGGCCGGGACATCACTGCTCGGGGACGGCGTCCGTAACGCCGCTCTTCCCTTGCTCGCCGTCGCCCTGTCGCCGACACCGGCAGCGGTCGGCATCGTCACCTTCGCCGGCACAGTCCCGATCCTGCTGTTCACACTACTGGGCGGCGCACTCGCCGACCGGCACGACCCGCCGTGGGTGTTGCCGACGGTTCCCGTCGTCGGCGACACCCACGACCCGACCAGGACGTCGTCATGA
- the istA gene encoding IS21 family transposase, with translation MDILEAFDLTRCAHSAAELAGVDEKTVARYVAIRDAGGDPFTPARRARGIDPFLGKIEELVANSQGRVRADVVHQRLVAMGFTGTDRTTRRAVAEAKAAWKAGHRRKYRPWTPEPGMWMQFDWGEGPRVGGRRTQLFCAWLSWSRFRVVLPAWDQTLGTLVSCVDATLRRIGGAPTYLLTDNPRTVTMDRVAGVPVRHPEIVAAGRYYGCKVETCEPFDPESKGGAEHTVKIAKADLVPTTANLLPAYSTFADLADACVEWCERVNARTHRETGAAPDVRLATELQHLHVLPAEPHAIALGEERLVDDDQTIRFGSVRYSTPDGHQGSKVWARVTGDELVIVGDTTAGLTEIARHVLSTPGSPRIDDAHYPHHPGGNLPRPPKVRARTPEEVAFLALGEGARRWLVEAAATGVTRIRVKMARAVELAAILDAGRVDDALGLAAIAGRFAEDDLASILDHLTSSGPPSDVVVADEAHSAQPGTSGWEVFGQ, from the coding sequence ATGGACATCTTGGAAGCGTTCGATTTGACACGCTGTGCGCACTCGGCAGCGGAGCTGGCGGGGGTGGATGAGAAGACCGTCGCCCGTTATGTCGCGATCCGCGACGCGGGTGGTGACCCGTTCACCCCGGCGCGGCGGGCTCGTGGGATCGACCCGTTCCTGGGCAAGATCGAGGAACTGGTGGCGAACTCCCAGGGCCGGGTCCGCGCCGATGTGGTGCATCAGCGGCTGGTCGCGATGGGGTTCACCGGCACCGACCGCACAACCCGACGCGCGGTCGCCGAGGCGAAAGCAGCGTGGAAGGCCGGCCACCGCCGCAAGTACCGGCCGTGGACCCCGGAGCCGGGGATGTGGATGCAGTTCGACTGGGGTGAGGGCCCTCGAGTCGGCGGGCGGCGCACGCAGTTGTTCTGCGCGTGGCTGTCGTGGTCGCGCTTCCGCGTGGTGCTGCCCGCATGGGACCAGACCTTGGGCACTCTGGTGTCCTGTGTGGATGCCACGTTGCGTCGGATCGGTGGCGCACCAACATATCTGCTGACCGACAACCCCCGGACGGTGACGATGGACCGGGTCGCCGGGGTGCCGGTACGTCACCCTGAGATCGTCGCCGCGGGCCGGTATTACGGCTGCAAAGTCGAAACGTGTGAGCCGTTCGACCCCGAGTCCAAGGGCGGCGCCGAGCACACCGTCAAGATCGCCAAGGCGGACCTGGTGCCCACCACGGCGAACCTGCTGCCCGCCTACTCGACGTTCGCCGACCTGGCGGACGCGTGTGTCGAGTGGTGCGAGCGGGTCAACGCCCGCACCCACCGCGAGACCGGGGCCGCTCCGGATGTCCGGCTGGCCACCGAACTGCAGCATCTGCACGTCCTGCCCGCCGAACCGCACGCGATCGCCCTCGGCGAGGAGCGCCTGGTCGACGATGACCAGACGATCCGGTTCGGGTCGGTGCGCTACTCCACCCCCGACGGGCACCAGGGCAGCAAGGTCTGGGCCCGCGTCACCGGCGACGAGCTGGTCATCGTCGGCGACACCACCGCCGGGCTGACCGAGATCGCCCGGCATGTGCTGTCCACTCCGGGTTCTCCGCGCATCGACGACGCGCACTACCCGCACCATCCGGGCGGGAATCTGCCTCGCCCGCCGAAGGTCAGGGCACGCACTCCGGAGGAGGTCGCGTTCCTCGCCCTCGGCGAGGGTGCTCGCCGGTGGCTGGTCGAAGCCGCTGCGACCGGGGTGACCCGGATCCGGGTCAAGATGGCCCGCGCGGTGGAACTGGCGGCGATCCTGGATGCCGGCCGGGTCGACGACGCGCTGGGGCTGGCGGCGATCGCGGGCCGGTTCGCCGAGGACGACCTCGCCTCGATCCTGGACCACCTGACCTCCTCCGGGCCGCCGAGTGACGTGGTGGTGGCCGATGAGGCCCACTCCGCGCAACCGGGCACCAGCGGCTGGGAGGTGTTCGGCCAGTGA